The following proteins come from a genomic window of Eisenibacter elegans DSM 3317:
- a CDS encoding aspartate-semialdehyde dehydrogenase, with product MKLALVGATGLVGREMLKVLEERNFPVSTLIPVASERSVGSQIIFKGQPYTVCSMDDAIAQRPDIALFSAGGSTSLAFAPKFAEVGTTVIDNSSAWRMHPDHKLIVPEVNAHVLTKGDKIIANPNCSTIQMVVALKGLHERYKVERIVVSTYQSVTGTGKNAVEQLMNERAGIDGPKAYPYTIDLNILPHIDVFLENGYTKEEMKMILETKKIMGDDSIRVTATTVRVPVIGGHSESLNVEFAQDFEMVDVYEILCNAPGVIVKDDPQQLEYPMPLDAHGNDAVWVGRIRRDESQPRTLNMWVVSDNLRKGAATNAVQIAEYLRAQNLV from the coding sequence ATGAAACTCGCACTTGTAGGCGCTACCGGCTTGGTAGGCCGCGAAATGTTAAAAGTTTTGGAGGAGCGCAACTTCCCCGTCAGCACCCTCATCCCCGTAGCCTCTGAGCGCTCGGTAGGGAGCCAGATTATCTTCAAAGGGCAGCCCTACACCGTCTGCTCTATGGACGATGCCATCGCGCAGCGCCCCGACATCGCGCTGTTTTCTGCCGGAGGCAGCACTTCCCTCGCATTTGCCCCTAAGTTTGCCGAGGTAGGCACTACCGTCATCGACAACTCCTCGGCCTGGCGTATGCACCCCGACCACAAGCTCATCGTCCCCGAAGTCAACGCACACGTACTCACCAAGGGCGACAAAATCATCGCCAACCCTAACTGCTCTACCATTCAGATGGTCGTAGCGCTCAAAGGCTTACACGAACGCTACAAAGTGGAGCGCATTGTGGTCTCTACCTACCAGTCCGTAACCGGCACAGGTAAAAATGCCGTCGAGCAGCTCATGAACGAACGCGCCGGTATCGATGGCCCCAAAGCTTATCCCTATACCATAGACCTCAACATCTTACCTCATATCGACGTGTTCTTAGAAAACGGCTACACCAAAGAGGAGATGAAGATGATTTTGGAGACCAAAAAAATCATGGGCGACGACAGCATCCGTGTAACCGCCACTACGGTCAGAGTACCCGTTATCGGTGGCCACTCCGAGTCGCTCAATGTGGAGTTTGCCCAAGACTTTGAGATGGTCGATGTATACGAAATCCTCTGCAATGCCCCCGGGGTAATTGTCAAAGATGACCCCCAGCAGCTCGAATACCCGATGCCCCTCGACGCACACGGCAACGATGCCGTATGGGTAGGGCGCATCCGCCGCGACGAGAGCCAACCCCGCACGCTCAACATGTGGGTAGTCTCCGACAACCTCCGCAAAGGCGCAGCCACCAATGCCGTACAAATAGCCGAATACTTACGGGCGCAAAACTTGGTATAG
- a CDS encoding RagB/SusD family nutrient uptake outer membrane protein has product MNMRYFISAFALSFIILLASCNRLLEPQPVTQLPAMDAFTSPDRILANLRGVYAGVKSGQFLGGRMLVYHDTRGEDLVNITNNGVTALFSFNHGQTAGNAEPLNCWNAGYTAINRCNVFLKGLDDNPNVISAELATQYRAEALFLRALTYYMMVNLYARPFAFNNGSSPGLPLRISAEIAPGGSDLPRSTVAQVYTQILADLNTAEQNLPLTYGTPLLRVTRAHRNAAIALKVRVYLTMQRWGDAITEAQKLVPQTSAPFAATTGVANALVANVATVYQAPYTTVESVFSFPMGDNDVPGVQNSLVSYYVPTGLGGPIGDYAIRNTGVGILADPVWTANDARRTNFIRTTGTGANTIFWCVKFPTNPPAKDFVPIIRYAEVLLNYAEALVRQNNAIDATAINLLNAVRGRSAPTATYTASDFANPAALLTAIMKERRIELLCEGFRGIDETRLLQPLPAKGTLAAVPISAQNYIWPIPQSELDNNRLMTPN; this is encoded by the coding sequence ATGAACATGAGATATTTCATCAGTGCTTTTGCACTTAGCTTCATCATCTTATTAGCCTCTTGTAATAGGCTATTGGAGCCTCAACCTGTTACACAGTTGCCTGCCATGGATGCTTTTACCTCTCCTGACCGCATCTTGGCTAACTTGCGTGGGGTGTATGCTGGCGTGAAGTCTGGGCAGTTTTTAGGCGGGCGTATGTTGGTATACCACGATACCCGTGGTGAAGACTTAGTCAATATCACCAACAACGGGGTAACAGCTCTATTCTCTTTTAATCACGGACAAACAGCTGGTAATGCCGAGCCACTCAACTGCTGGAATGCTGGCTACACAGCCATCAACCGCTGTAACGTTTTCCTAAAAGGGCTGGATGATAACCCTAACGTTATCTCTGCTGAATTAGCGACCCAATACCGCGCAGAAGCTCTCTTTTTACGTGCACTTACTTATTATATGATGGTGAATTTATATGCACGTCCATTTGCATTCAATAATGGCTCATCTCCAGGATTACCCTTGCGTATCAGTGCTGAGATTGCACCGGGAGGCTCGGATTTACCTCGTAGTACCGTTGCTCAAGTATACACACAAATCCTAGCAGATTTGAATACAGCAGAACAAAATCTGCCTCTTACTTATGGAACCCCTCTATTAAGAGTTACACGTGCCCACCGAAACGCCGCTATTGCATTAAAAGTAAGAGTATACCTGACTATGCAACGCTGGGGTGATGCTATTACAGAAGCCCAAAAACTTGTTCCCCAAACATCAGCTCCTTTTGCTGCTACTACTGGTGTTGCCAACGCATTGGTAGCCAATGTGGCAACTGTTTATCAAGCACCTTATACCACGGTAGAGTCTGTGTTTTCATTTCCTATGGGAGACAATGATGTACCAGGAGTGCAAAACTCCTTGGTAAGTTATTATGTACCCACTGGGTTAGGTGGCCCAATTGGAGATTATGCCATTCGCAATACTGGGGTAGGAATATTGGCAGATCCTGTATGGACAGCCAATGACGCACGCCGTACTAACTTTATCCGAACAACAGGGACGGGAGCTAACACCATCTTCTGGTGTGTGAAGTTTCCAACTAACCCTCCTGCCAAAGATTTTGTACCGATTATACGTTATGCGGAAGTATTGCTCAATTATGCTGAAGCGCTCGTGCGTCAAAACAATGCCATAGATGCTACAGCCATTAACTTGCTCAATGCTGTTCGCGGACGTTCTGCTCCAACAGCTACTTATACGGCTAGTGATTTTGCAAATCCTGCAGCCCTACTAACAGCTATTATGAAAGAGCGTCGTATCGAATTGCTCTGTGAAGGCTTCCGTGGTATTGATGAAACCCGATTGCTCCAGCCATTACCAGCTAAAGGAACTCTTGCTGCTGTGCCTATCAGTGCCCAAAATTACATCTGGCCGATACCACAGTCTGAGTTAGATAATAACCGTTTGATGACTCCAAATTAG
- a CDS encoding SusC/RagA family TonB-linked outer membrane protein, which yields MNKSLLLCLTLLLSFVYMGVFAQSRTVSGVVTDENGDPIPGVTVVVKGTTQGTATDINGRYSLNVPEGATLVFSGVGLSPQEIVVGNQTTISPTINPDVKSLTEVVVVGYGTMDKRDLTGSVSTVKGAEIATLPVQSFEQALAGRATGVNVTMPNGVLNNPPIIRVRGTNSITSGSSPLIVVDGLPIVSGQASQIGFTVNNPLGDINPSDIESLEVLKDAASSAIYGSRAANGVILITTKKGKTGRPQVKYDTWIGITEAFRRFDLLNAEQFVTIKNEGAVNAGRAPYTALGIDSVRGGFVNTNWYDEVYRQGIQHSHHLSISGATEQTRYYFGVGYTDQEGMLKANNFRRTTLRANISHKVNNWLTMGANLGYTSSFNQSPNTGSRGAFATGGLGRAPLVLPPNVPARFSNGAYNIEAGNRIGRYANTPAMGNWFNPLVDIELSKFTSENQRIIANGYLEVKIVDGLKIGTYYGIDALSVEDIDFRNRIHGEGAANNGTATNAYTRNYTWNWQNLATFDKTFGDHSLNIVAGMETQRTTLDVWGGARQNLTDGFFVTYQGNFIQNTPPPALQTENGFVSFLSRANYRFKERYLFSASLRRDGFSALSANNKYGNFGGVSAGWRISEEGFFKDANALSFVNEFKVRASWGRVGNVAIPNFASLNLYNAGLYGDLSTWFFSQVGNDNLRWESSTKLDVGFDAAFFNNRIDLSFAYYNNVIDQLIINNPQAPSRGIPNNAIAQNIGKMQNTGIELAISSVNINRNGFMWTSTFNLTTNRNEVLALNEQNSDITSSTGGLELTNITRVGQPIGSIYAVPWVGVNPANGQAMFRNAQGRIVQYNHAAPPASRWTFVDDGGVASSPAGDRIVAGNTNPRWFGGLNNTLTYKGFDFNIFLQYSGGNFIYNGTRAGLLDQRTWNNSTEALQRWTSPGQNTTVPRLVQDDNISNGSAFAITRNVEVGDFLRVRNIALGYTFKQNFIQRAGLSSLRMYAQVQNAFLFTDYTGADPEVSTNGDSNLAPGIDRNSTPQARTYTFGLNVTF from the coding sequence ATGAACAAATCTTTACTGTTATGTTTGACTTTGCTACTCTCCTTTGTATATATGGGAGTGTTTGCGCAAAGCAGAACGGTAAGCGGGGTTGTTACCGATGAGAACGGCGACCCAATCCCTGGGGTAACCGTAGTAGTGAAAGGCACTACTCAAGGTACCGCTACTGATATCAATGGACGTTACTCTCTTAATGTACCTGAAGGTGCTACACTTGTATTTAGTGGTGTAGGTTTGAGTCCACAAGAGATTGTTGTAGGCAATCAGACTACTATTAGTCCAACTATCAACCCTGACGTAAAATCTCTTACAGAAGTAGTGGTGGTAGGGTATGGCACTATGGATAAAAGAGATCTTACAGGCTCTGTATCCACCGTAAAGGGCGCAGAGATTGCTACCCTTCCTGTACAGAGTTTTGAACAAGCGCTTGCAGGTCGTGCTACTGGGGTGAATGTTACTATGCCCAATGGTGTATTGAATAACCCTCCTATCATTCGTGTACGAGGTACAAACTCCATTACATCCGGCTCTTCTCCATTAATTGTAGTAGATGGACTTCCCATTGTATCAGGTCAAGCATCTCAGATTGGCTTTACGGTTAATAACCCCTTAGGAGATATTAACCCTAGCGACATTGAGTCTTTAGAAGTCTTAAAAGATGCCGCCTCCTCAGCTATTTATGGCTCTAGAGCTGCCAATGGTGTTATTTTGATTACAACCAAAAAAGGGAAAACAGGTCGCCCACAAGTGAAATACGATACTTGGATAGGGATTACGGAGGCTTTCCGCCGGTTTGACTTGCTTAATGCTGAGCAGTTTGTAACCATCAAAAATGAAGGTGCTGTAAATGCTGGTAGAGCGCCATATACAGCCCTAGGTATTGATAGTGTTCGGGGGGGCTTTGTGAATACCAACTGGTATGATGAAGTATATCGCCAAGGCATTCAACATAGCCACCACTTGTCTATCTCTGGCGCAACAGAACAAACTCGTTACTATTTTGGTGTAGGTTATACAGACCAAGAAGGGATGTTGAAAGCTAACAACTTTCGCCGCACTACCCTCCGCGCCAATATCAGCCATAAAGTAAACAATTGGCTGACAATGGGCGCTAACTTGGGCTATACCAGTTCTTTTAATCAAAGCCCTAATACAGGCTCTCGTGGTGCATTTGCTACTGGTGGACTTGGCCGAGCCCCACTTGTGTTGCCTCCTAATGTGCCCGCTCGATTTTCTAATGGTGCTTACAACATTGAAGCTGGAAATCGTATAGGTCGTTACGCCAACACTCCAGCGATGGGTAACTGGTTTAATCCTTTGGTAGATATTGAGTTGAGTAAATTCACTTCTGAGAATCAACGTATTATTGCTAATGGATACCTAGAAGTTAAGATTGTTGATGGTCTTAAAATAGGTACATACTATGGCATTGATGCACTCTCTGTGGAGGATATCGATTTCCGTAATCGTATCCATGGCGAAGGTGCGGCTAACAATGGTACTGCTACCAATGCCTATACCCGTAACTATACTTGGAACTGGCAGAATCTTGCTACATTTGATAAGACCTTCGGGGATCATTCACTCAACATCGTGGCTGGGATGGAAACACAACGTACTACACTTGATGTCTGGGGTGGCGCTCGTCAAAACTTGACTGATGGCTTTTTTGTAACCTATCAGGGAAATTTTATTCAAAATACTCCTCCTCCTGCTTTACAAACAGAGAACGGTTTTGTATCATTTTTGAGCCGCGCTAACTATCGATTCAAAGAACGGTACTTGTTCTCAGCCAGCTTACGTCGTGATGGGTTTTCAGCGTTGTCTGCCAACAACAAGTATGGTAATTTTGGTGGTGTTTCTGCTGGTTGGCGGATTTCTGAGGAAGGGTTTTTCAAAGATGCTAACGCCCTATCTTTTGTAAATGAGTTTAAAGTTCGCGCTAGTTGGGGACGTGTAGGTAATGTAGCGATTCCAAACTTTGCGTCTCTCAATCTATATAACGCCGGCTTATATGGTGACTTATCCACTTGGTTCTTTTCACAAGTAGGTAATGATAACCTACGTTGGGAAAGCAGCACAAAGTTAGATGTTGGTTTTGATGCGGCTTTTTTCAACAATCGTATTGACCTGAGCTTTGCATACTACAACAACGTTATTGACCAGTTGATTATCAATAACCCTCAAGCACCTTCAAGAGGTATCCCTAATAATGCTATCGCCCAAAATATTGGCAAAATGCAAAACACAGGTATTGAGTTGGCTATAAGCTCAGTAAACATTAATCGTAATGGGTTTATGTGGACAAGCACATTTAACTTGACCACCAACCGCAACGAAGTTTTGGCTTTAAATGAGCAAAACTCTGATATAACGTCAAGTACAGGTGGCCTAGAGCTAACCAACATTACTCGTGTTGGACAACCAATTGGAAGCATTTATGCAGTGCCCTGGGTTGGGGTAAACCCCGCCAATGGTCAGGCGATGTTCCGCAATGCACAAGGGCGAATTGTACAATATAATCACGCAGCGCCACCAGCCAGCCGTTGGACATTTGTAGACGATGGAGGTGTAGCTTCGTCTCCAGCAGGTGATCGCATAGTAGCAGGTAATACTAATCCCCGCTGGTTTGGTGGTTTAAACAACACCCTAACCTATAAGGGTTTTGACTTCAATATTTTCTTACAATACTCTGGTGGTAATTTCATCTACAATGGTACTCGTGCAGGCTTGCTTGACCAACGTACTTGGAACAACAGTACAGAAGCGTTACAACGTTGGACCTCACCTGGGCAAAATACTACTGTCCCCCGATTAGTACAAGATGATAACATCTCCAATGGTTCCGCTTTCGCCATTACCCGAAATGTTGAAGTAGGCGACTTCTTGCGTGTGCGAAATATTGCCCTAGGCTATACTTTCAAACAAAACTTCATACAGCGTGCGGGGCTCAGTTCTTTACGCATGTATGCGCAGGTGCAGAATGCCTTCCTATTTACCGATTACACAGGAGCCGACCCAGAGGTTAGCACCAATGGAGATAGTAACCTTGCCCCTGGTATTGACCGCAACTCTACTCCTCAAGCACGTACTTATACCTTCGGCTTGAATGTAACCTTTTAG
- the serA gene encoding phosphoglycerate dehydrogenase, whose product MKKNIIIDFDSTFTKVEGLDELAAIALETHPERAQRLADIRRITNEGMEGKLTFSESLNSRIQRLQANRQHLPLLVERLRAQVSASFQRNKAFLQNYADHIYIISSGFREFIAPIVMPFGIKEDHIFANEFRYDAQGNIIGYREDILLCKDKGKVLQIRALDLKGDVYVLGDGYTDYEIREAGLANKFYAFTENVVRDAVSEKADHVAPSLDEFLFDNQLPAALSYPKNRIRVLVLENIHPKAVARFQEEGYSVDIVAGGLDEDELCERIKNVSILCIRSKTQVTPRVLEHANKLMAIGAFCIGTNQIALDDCLKRGIAVFNAPYSNTRSVVELALGQMILLMRNTFVANRKMHAGIWDKSAKNSYEVRGKKLGIIGYGNIGAQLSVIAESLGLEVYYYDTVEKLALGNAKKVASLDDLLQVADIVTLHVDGRKTNQNIIGEREFGLMKEGVIFLNLSRGFVVDIDALVAAIKSGKVRGASVDVFPYEPKTNDEPFQSPLLGLDNVILTPHIGGSTEEAQENIAEFVPAKLINYINKGDTFGSVNFPNLQLPEQQHAHRLIHIHHNTAGILAQINQVLAQHQANILGQYLKTNEHVGYVITDIDSSYQQGVIADLKNIGHTIKFRVLY is encoded by the coding sequence TTGAAAAAGAACATTATCATCGACTTTGACAGCACCTTCACCAAGGTCGAAGGGCTGGACGAGCTGGCTGCTATTGCGCTCGAAACTCATCCGGAGCGGGCTCAAAGGTTGGCCGACATACGGCGCATCACCAACGAAGGGATGGAAGGTAAACTGACTTTCTCAGAGTCGCTCAACAGCCGCATACAGCGCTTACAAGCCAACCGACAACATCTACCTTTGCTGGTCGAGCGATTGAGGGCACAGGTATCAGCCTCTTTTCAGCGCAACAAAGCCTTTTTACAAAACTATGCCGATCATATCTACATCATCTCTAGTGGCTTTCGGGAGTTTATTGCCCCTATTGTGATGCCCTTTGGTATCAAGGAAGACCATATCTTTGCCAACGAATTCCGGTATGATGCACAAGGTAATATCATTGGCTACAGGGAGGATATCTTACTCTGTAAGGACAAAGGGAAGGTGTTGCAAATCAGAGCACTAGACCTAAAAGGTGATGTCTATGTGTTGGGGGATGGCTATACCGATTACGAAATTCGAGAGGCAGGGCTGGCCAACAAGTTTTATGCTTTCACCGAAAACGTAGTGCGCGATGCCGTCTCCGAAAAAGCCGACCATGTTGCTCCCAGCCTAGATGAATTTTTATTTGACAACCAACTGCCGGCAGCGCTTTCTTACCCCAAGAACCGTATCCGCGTGTTGGTACTCGAAAATATCCACCCCAAGGCCGTAGCGCGTTTCCAAGAAGAGGGCTACAGTGTAGATATAGTGGCCGGAGGGCTTGATGAAGATGAGTTGTGCGAACGTATCAAAAACGTCAGCATCCTTTGTATCCGCTCCAAAACACAGGTTACCCCTCGGGTGCTTGAGCACGCCAACAAGCTAATGGCCATCGGGGCGTTTTGTATTGGTACTAACCAAATCGCTCTCGACGACTGCCTCAAGCGCGGCATTGCTGTATTCAATGCTCCCTATAGCAATACCCGCAGCGTAGTAGAGTTGGCGCTGGGGCAGATGATTTTGCTGATGCGCAATACCTTTGTAGCCAATAGGAAGATGCACGCCGGTATTTGGGACAAATCAGCCAAAAACAGCTACGAAGTGCGTGGCAAAAAACTAGGAATCATAGGCTATGGCAATATCGGCGCCCAGCTATCTGTGATTGCCGAAAGCCTTGGGCTAGAAGTCTACTACTATGATACCGTTGAGAAACTGGCCTTGGGCAATGCCAAAAAAGTAGCCAGCCTAGATGATTTGTTACAGGTGGCCGATATTGTTACGCTTCACGTGGATGGACGCAAAACGAATCAAAACATCATCGGTGAGCGCGAGTTTGGCCTGATGAAAGAGGGGGTCATCTTTCTGAACCTCAGCCGTGGCTTTGTGGTTGATATTGACGCGCTTGTAGCGGCCATCAAAAGTGGGAAAGTGCGTGGTGCTAGTGTCGATGTATTCCCATATGAACCCAAAACCAACGATGAGCCTTTCCAATCACCCTTGCTTGGGCTAGACAATGTCATCCTCACGCCACACATCGGCGGAAGCACAGAAGAGGCGCAAGAAAATATCGCGGAGTTTGTGCCGGCCAAACTCATCAATTACATCAACAAGGGCGATACTTTCGGCAGTGTCAATTTCCCCAATCTGCAGCTTCCCGAACAACAACACGCACACCGGCTCATTCACATACACCATAACACCGCCGGTATTTTGGCTCAAATCAACCAAGTACTCGCCCAACATCAGGCCAATATCTTGGGGCAATACCTCAAAACCAACGAACACGTGGGGTATGTGATTACTGACATCGACAGCTCCTACCAGCAAGGGGTGATTGCAGACCTCAAAAATATTGGGCATACCATCAAGTTTAGAGTTTTGTATTGA
- a CDS encoding ComF family protein yields MTPFQWASLWQDFVTMLFPHCCLTCNAALTSQEQQVCVTCQANLPTTDLHQYQPNPLHYKLSGKAEIMHAMAYLQFSKGGKVQRLLHSLKYHHNPELGRLLGLWYGHYLRGQGCQFDFDLITAVPLHPSKLRKRGYNQSAVFGQGLGEALQIPFEELLIRQRHTESQTRKTQAERWTNVAEVFAPARTPLSVKHLLLVDDVITTGATLSACIQALQAAGVMRLSIATIATAG; encoded by the coding sequence ATGACTCCATTTCAGTGGGCAAGTTTATGGCAAGACTTCGTAACAATGCTTTTCCCGCATTGTTGCCTTACTTGTAATGCTGCACTGACCTCCCAAGAGCAGCAAGTATGTGTAACTTGTCAGGCGAATTTACCCACCACGGATTTGCACCAATATCAGCCCAACCCATTACATTACAAGCTCTCGGGCAAGGCCGAGATTATGCATGCGATGGCCTATCTGCAATTTAGTAAAGGAGGTAAAGTACAACGGCTACTGCATAGCCTCAAATACCACCATAACCCTGAGCTAGGCCGCCTGTTGGGGCTTTGGTATGGGCATTATCTGCGGGGACAGGGTTGTCAATTTGACTTTGACCTCATTACTGCCGTTCCCTTACACCCCAGTAAGCTGCGCAAACGCGGCTACAACCAAAGCGCTGTCTTTGGACAGGGGCTGGGAGAGGCCTTGCAGATTCCATTTGAAGAGCTACTCATACGCCAACGACATACCGAAAGTCAAACCCGTAAAACCCAAGCCGAGCGCTGGACCAATGTGGCCGAGGTTTTTGCACCAGCGCGTACTCCCTTATCAGTCAAACACTTGCTCTTGGTAGATGATGTCATTACTACCGGAGCTACCTTATCGGCCTGTATCCAAGCACTCCAAGCCGCCGGTGTGATGCGCCTCAGCATTGCAACCATCGCTACGGCAGGCTAA
- a CDS encoding DUF697 domain-containing protein, with translation MEKSRRQRGEDVINSHILWAMGAGAIPLPMLDIAAVTLIKLDMIKQLCHIYEIDYSEESGKGIITSLAGSTLAKIGASFLKAVPIIGGVLGSLSMGVISGASTFAIGQVFLNQFEQGKGISDFDTDSLRTFYEEQFEKGKSYVEWLKKQTGLGEDASKQSSKRENPTTKPYSNPSATPAGSGSSSNPTADVIGEKLRILADLKSKGILSEEEYNQKRAQLLSQI, from the coding sequence ATGGAAAAAAGCAGAAGACAGCGCGGTGAAGACGTTATCAACTCACACATCTTATGGGCTATGGGAGCAGGCGCTATCCCTTTGCCTATGCTTGATATAGCGGCGGTAACGCTCATCAAGTTAGATATGATCAAGCAGTTGTGTCATATCTATGAGATTGACTACTCCGAAGAATCAGGCAAGGGCATCATCACCAGCCTAGCCGGAAGCACATTGGCCAAAATCGGGGCCTCCTTTCTCAAGGCTGTGCCCATTATTGGCGGTGTTTTAGGTTCCTTGTCGATGGGGGTTATCTCAGGAGCCTCTACCTTTGCCATTGGCCAAGTATTTCTCAATCAATTTGAACAAGGCAAAGGCATCAGCGATTTTGACACTGACTCCTTGCGTACCTTTTATGAAGAACAATTTGAAAAAGGTAAGAGCTATGTAGAGTGGCTCAAAAAACAAACCGGCCTTGGAGAGGACGCTTCCAAACAATCGTCCAAGCGTGAAAACCCTACTACTAAACCCTACAGCAACCCAAGCGCTACTCCTGCCGGCAGCGGCAGTAGCAGCAACCCTACCGCCGACGTAATTGGTGAGAAGCTCCGCATCTTGGCCGACCTCAAAAGCAAAGGCATCCTATCGGAAGAGGAATACAACCAAAAACGTGCCCAGCTTTTGAGCCAAATCTGA
- the gldD gene encoding gliding motility lipoprotein GldD, protein MRKDKRLGLSWAAVVVLLLFSQCGSPSYVPKPKAYNRIDLPVAAYQALASDTLPYQFEYSAYAHIRPDSSHIAEPTWIHIVYPNFQADIQITYKNIAQNPQYLQEYIDDAHKLTSKHQVKAYSIDETIIRTPLGKTAAVYEIEGDVPSQFQFYMTDSTNHFLRGAVYFRTSTKNDSLAPIIEFLKKDVLQLINTVTWR, encoded by the coding sequence ATGAGAAAAGATAAACGCCTTGGCCTAAGTTGGGCCGCTGTGGTGGTATTGTTGTTATTTAGCCAGTGTGGCAGCCCCAGCTATGTCCCCAAGCCCAAAGCTTACAACCGTATAGACCTGCCTGTTGCGGCCTATCAGGCCTTGGCCAGTGATACGCTGCCCTATCAGTTTGAGTATTCCGCATATGCCCATATCCGACCCGACTCATCGCACATCGCCGAGCCTACTTGGATACATATTGTGTATCCAAACTTTCAGGCCGACATCCAGATCACCTATAAGAATATCGCCCAAAATCCACAATATTTACAAGAGTACATCGACGATGCGCATAAACTAACCTCCAAACATCAGGTAAAAGCCTATTCCATTGATGAGACCATCATCCGAACCCCTTTGGGTAAAACAGCTGCTGTATATGAAATAGAGGGGGATGTGCCTAGTCAATTTCAATTTTATATGACCGACTCCACCAACCACTTCTTGCGTGGCGCAGTTTATTTCCGCACATCGACCAAGAACGACTCTCTAGCCCCCATTATAGAATTTCTCAAGAAAGATGTGCTCCAACTTATCAATACCGTAACGTGGCGATAG
- the gldE gene encoding gliding motility-associated protein GldE, which produces MDNPDPDSSLLIAALVLNNTALPAWQAPLGFYLLSILLMGILLLLSAIVSGSEVSLFSLSPEELEHCQQSNTPTDRRIVALLEQPRLLLATILIFNNLINVSIVTLSTFITWQIVGSKTPEGVVVLGLTTTVTLLILFFGELLPKVYANRWRLSFARTVTPLIGLAVTAFKPLSFLLMSMTHLIEKRVQHKGYRFSTDELDTAIQMTTDKASEKEREILKGLVNFSHLTAKQIMTARLNIVSLSKEASFAEVLESIKEHGYSRVPVYGDTIDRIEGILYIKDLLEHLDQPPLFDWTSLLRPSYFIPEQKRIDKLLKDFQEKRVHMAIVVDEYGGTVGLVTMEDIIEEIVGEINDESDEADKDRLFIKESDHSFLFRSHIPLVDFAKVVGVESHYFDRAKGDSESLGGLLIEMSSGLPKLGDAISFEQFVFTVVSVDSKKIKAIRVQIQEKQNAHEKR; this is translated from the coding sequence TTGGACAACCCAGACCCTGATAGTTCACTCCTGATTGCTGCCCTTGTTCTTAACAATACTGCCCTTCCGGCGTGGCAAGCACCTCTAGGGTTTTACCTGCTTAGTATCCTCTTGATGGGGATACTTTTGCTGCTTTCGGCCATTGTGTCAGGCTCAGAAGTGAGCCTTTTCTCGCTCTCGCCTGAAGAGCTAGAACACTGCCAACAAAGCAATACCCCCACCGATCGCCGTATAGTAGCCCTGCTAGAACAACCACGCCTGCTCTTGGCTACTATCTTGATTTTCAACAATCTCATCAATGTTTCGATTGTTACGCTTTCTACTTTTATCACTTGGCAAATTGTAGGCAGCAAAACCCCGGAAGGGGTGGTAGTGTTGGGGCTTACAACGACGGTTACCCTCCTGATTTTATTCTTTGGAGAGCTGCTGCCCAAGGTATATGCCAATCGTTGGCGTTTGAGCTTCGCCCGTACAGTAACCCCGCTCATAGGCTTGGCCGTAACGGCGTTCAAACCCTTGTCTTTTTTGCTGATGTCGATGACACACCTCATCGAAAAACGGGTACAACACAAGGGCTATCGCTTCTCTACTGATGAGCTAGATACAGCTATACAAATGACCACTGACAAGGCCAGCGAAAAAGAACGCGAAATCTTGAAGGGCTTGGTCAACTTCAGCCACCTGACGGCCAAGCAAATTATGACAGCACGCCTCAATATTGTCAGCCTTAGCAAAGAAGCTAGTTTTGCCGAAGTACTCGAAAGTATCAAAGAACACGGCTATTCCCGCGTGCCGGTCTATGGTGATACCATCGACCGTATCGAAGGGATTTTGTATATCAAAGACCTACTCGAACACCTCGACCAACCACCGCTTTTTGATTGGACGAGCCTGCTGCGCCCCAGCTACTTTATCCCCGAACAAAAACGCATCGACAAGCTACTCAAGGACTTTCAAGAAAAACGTGTCCATATGGCGATTGTTGTTGATGAGTATGGAGGTACGGTAGGGTTGGTAACGATGGAGGATATCATTGAAGAAATTGTAGGTGAAATCAATGATGAATCGGATGAGGCCGACAAAGACCGCCTCTTTATCAAAGAAAGCGACCACAGCTTCTTGTTTCGTTCACACATCCCTTTGGTAGACTTTGCCAAGGTGGTAGGTGTCGAAAGTCATTATTTCGACCGAGCCAAGGGCGACAGCGAGTCGCTGGGGGGCTTGTTGATAGAGATGAGCTCGGGTTTGCCTAAGCTTGGCGATGCCATCAGCTTTGAGCAGTTTGTCTTTACGGTAGTCTCAGTAGATAGCAAAAAAATCAAAGCCATCCGTGTGCAAATTCAAGAAAAACAAAACGCCCATGAGAAAAGATAA